One part of the Arcanobacterium phocisimile genome encodes these proteins:
- a CDS encoding vitamin K epoxide reductase family protein yields the protein MARKIDSELTEEQIVAKLVKYDAYPTAHQLAGGAERGLAWLITLCGFIGLWSSLSLIIAEKEKLTNPQAILLCDVNPLVGCGEWIGAWQNEVFFGISNSVLGLAFFAGIAALGLGLLARAQYARWLWQLLSVALGGGIVWVMWFMYESLAVEGKLCPYCMVTWVVTILLFVHVTARSAQAGHYGQGAQDFGRSYVRNRWIVIITAYAAVIVLIVTTFWNLLSVLVS from the coding sequence ATGGCGCGGAAGATAGACAGTGAGCTTACTGAGGAACAAATCGTTGCCAAGCTCGTGAAATACGATGCTTACCCGACAGCACACCAACTAGCTGGGGGAGCTGAACGCGGGCTCGCCTGGTTGATCACTCTCTGCGGTTTCATCGGCCTGTGGTCATCACTGTCGTTGATCATCGCCGAGAAAGAAAAACTCACAAATCCACAAGCTATTTTATTGTGCGATGTCAACCCGCTGGTCGGTTGTGGAGAGTGGATCGGCGCCTGGCAAAATGAAGTTTTCTTCGGGATCTCCAATTCAGTGTTGGGCTTAGCTTTCTTCGCTGGTATCGCGGCACTGGGCCTTGGCTTACTTGCGCGTGCCCAATATGCCCGTTGGCTATGGCAACTGCTATCCGTCGCGTTAGGCGGCGGAATCGTCTGGGTTATGTGGTTTATGTACGAAAGCTTGGCGGTAGAGGGTAAACTCTGCCCATACTGCATGGTTACGTGGGTAGTAACAATATTGCTCTTCGTTCACGTCACCGCGCGTAGCGCTCAAGCCGGCCACTACGGCCAAGGCGCGCAAGATTTTGGCCGATCCTATGTGCGCAATCGCTGGATTGTTATTATTACAGCATACGCCGCCGTCATCGTTTTGATCGTGACGACTTTTTGGAACCTGCTCTCAGTCTTAGTTTCCTAG
- a CDS encoding HAD-IIB family hydrolase, translating into MTQYELVAFDLDDTLAPSKSPLPEEMAHALRSLLNISEVCVISGGNFTQFSTQLLDHLHATADQLNKLHLMPTCGTRYLRYSDGQWETIYARDLSTTERHRALESLEKRAKELGLWEAKTWGPILEDRGSQITFSALGQQAPVEAKQAWDPDRSKKEALRAAVAADLPDLEVRSGGSTSVDITRAGVDKAYGIAELSKQTGIAISDMLFIGDRLDEGGNDYPVLKLGIDAHAVTGWEDTAQYVHDYVKGVKD; encoded by the coding sequence ATGACACAGTATGAATTAGTGGCATTTGACTTAGATGATACGCTCGCGCCGTCGAAGTCCCCATTGCCGGAAGAAATGGCTCACGCACTGCGTTCGCTTTTAAACATCTCTGAAGTGTGCGTTATTTCTGGTGGCAACTTCACGCAGTTCTCGACTCAGCTCCTTGACCATCTTCACGCCACCGCCGATCAACTAAATAAACTGCACCTTATGCCTACTTGCGGAACGCGCTACCTACGCTATAGCGATGGACAATGGGAGACAATCTATGCTCGCGATCTCAGCACTACCGAACGGCACCGTGCTCTAGAATCTCTAGAAAAGCGCGCGAAAGAACTCGGCTTATGGGAAGCAAAAACATGGGGTCCGATCCTTGAAGATCGTGGATCACAAATCACCTTCTCTGCTTTGGGACAACAAGCACCAGTCGAGGCAAAACAAGCCTGGGATCCGGACAGGAGTAAAAAAGAAGCTCTGCGCGCAGCAGTGGCGGCAGACCTACCAGACCTAGAAGTGCGCTCGGGCGGCTCGACGTCGGTCGACATCACGCGAGCAGGCGTTGATAAAGCCTACGGTATCGCTGAATTATCCAAGCAAACCGGCATTGCTATCAGCGATATGCTTTTCATCGGCGATCGGTTAGACGAAGGCGGTAACGACTATCCGGTACTTAAGCTCGGTATTGATGCGCACGCAGTTACTGGTTGGGAAGATACCGCGCAATATGTGCATGACTATGTGAAAGGCGTGAAGGACTGA
- a CDS encoding AI-2E family transporter, with amino-acid sequence MKTKAEEHAIKRVPQPLMTAAAWSWRLIVVGLALTALGWLSLTFYTLVISVMVAFLLAVVLEPLVSMLRKYLRFPASLAAGTVFLFFLALVGVLMWGSSVGIVSGFSDLSEQLNEGVSTIVQDLTERFPHIGDQLTDAWGAIQNTLTRNSRQVLGGVVAVGSTVTSMLTGILLMLFTLFFFLKDGRRLWQWCVRLLPLHYQNCANEAGIRAWVMIGNYTRTQALVALIDAVGIAVIAMILETPMSLALPIGLLVFLAAFIPVVGAFLSGFVAIIIVLVNTQSFFMASMMALGILVVQQIEGNLLQPILQGNALNIHPLAVVLIVAAGSAVAGIVGAIFTVPLVAALNVVILYLRGHDMYPYLDSLADRPGGPAKNFLEVRQEYWHDFESNVAITTSPAERRKAKYARTARLFGFGGK; translated from the coding sequence ATGAAAACAAAGGCCGAAGAGCACGCGATAAAACGAGTGCCTCAGCCGTTAATGACAGCAGCTGCGTGGTCATGGCGCTTGATCGTTGTTGGCCTTGCGTTGACTGCCCTTGGCTGGCTATCACTAACTTTCTATACACTCGTCATTTCCGTAATGGTAGCTTTCCTGCTCGCTGTAGTCTTGGAACCCTTAGTTTCCATGCTCCGAAAGTACTTGAGATTCCCGGCAAGCCTTGCCGCGGGTACAGTTTTTTTATTCTTCTTAGCCCTCGTAGGGGTACTGATGTGGGGATCATCGGTCGGTATTGTTTCTGGATTTAGCGATCTTTCAGAACAATTAAACGAAGGCGTGAGCACGATTGTTCAAGATCTCACTGAGCGGTTCCCCCATATCGGCGATCAACTCACTGACGCATGGGGAGCAATACAAAACACGCTCACCAGAAATTCGCGCCAGGTGCTCGGTGGCGTTGTTGCAGTCGGCTCAACGGTGACTTCAATGCTCACCGGCATTCTCCTGATGTTATTTACTCTCTTTTTCTTCCTCAAGGACGGCCGTCGGTTGTGGCAGTGGTGCGTACGCTTACTGCCATTGCATTACCAAAACTGCGCGAATGAAGCAGGAATCCGCGCTTGGGTTATGATCGGGAACTACACCCGTACCCAAGCATTGGTTGCGCTCATCGACGCGGTAGGTATCGCCGTCATCGCAATGATCCTCGAGACTCCAATGAGCTTGGCTTTACCGATCGGACTCCTCGTATTTTTAGCGGCCTTCATCCCAGTTGTCGGCGCTTTCTTATCCGGATTTGTCGCAATTATCATCGTACTTGTCAATACCCAATCGTTCTTCATGGCCTCGATGATGGCACTTGGCATCCTCGTTGTTCAACAGATTGAAGGAAATCTACTCCAACCAATTCTCCAAGGAAATGCACTCAACATTCATCCACTTGCTGTCGTTCTGATTGTGGCGGCAGGATCTGCTGTTGCTGGCATTGTGGGAGCAATTTTTACTGTTCCTCTTGTAGCAGCGCTCAACGTTGTCATCCTCTACTTACGCGGGCATGACATGTACCCTTACTTGGATTCTTTGGCCGACCGCCCAGGTGGTCCCGCAAAGAATTTCCTTGAAGTCCGCCAAGAGTACTGGCACGACTTCGAGTCAAACGTTGCGATTACGACTTCGCCTGCCGAACGCCGCAAAGCTAAGTATGCGCGCACTGCGCGACTCTTCGGATTTGGTGGCAAATAA
- a CDS encoding DeoD-type purine-nucleoside phosphorylase encodes MATPHISAEPGDFAPAVLMPGDPKRATKMMELLMPDARLVSHVRGIVGYTGEVNGKPLSIMASGMGQPSLSIYVNELFMSYGVERIIRVGTAGGLSSKVAVGDVIIANGAHYEGIMNTYMTPNIHFSAIASYDLVRGAADAAGDDDTVHVGAIVSRDRFYGVDPAENEALAKIGCLGVEMEAGALYGLATKYDRQALAVLTVSDHITVPSEDMDAEARESKFQKALALAVAAAHC; translated from the coding sequence ATGGCAACACCGCATATTAGTGCCGAACCAGGCGATTTTGCACCCGCAGTCCTTATGCCCGGTGATCCAAAGCGCGCAACCAAAATGATGGAACTGCTGATGCCTGACGCACGTTTGGTTTCGCATGTTCGTGGGATCGTAGGTTACACCGGTGAGGTCAACGGCAAACCCCTGTCGATTATGGCTTCCGGCATGGGACAACCGTCGTTGTCGATTTACGTTAACGAATTATTTATGTCGTACGGTGTTGAGCGCATCATCCGTGTTGGTACCGCTGGAGGTCTTTCCTCTAAAGTCGCAGTCGGGGATGTCATCATCGCCAACGGTGCCCATTATGAGGGAATCATGAATACCTATATGACTCCCAATATTCACTTTTCCGCAATTGCCTCTTACGATCTCGTACGTGGCGCAGCTGATGCTGCGGGCGACGACGATACCGTACATGTCGGAGCTATTGTTTCGCGTGATCGCTTCTACGGAGTTGATCCGGCAGAAAATGAAGCACTAGCAAAGATCGGTTGCTTGGGCGTCGAAATGGAAGCTGGCGCACTTTACGGTTTGGCAACAAAGTATGATCGCCAGGCTTTGGCCGTCCTCACTGTTTCAGATCACATCACTGTACCAAGTGAAGATATGGACGCAGAAGCTCGTGAGAGCAAGTTCCAAAAGGCCCTCGCGTTGGCAGTAGCAGCGGCACACTGCTAG